GTCGTCCACGCCGAGCGCGGTTGCTATACGCCGGTCGGAGCCAAACAGGTTGATGGCGACGGGCATCGAAAAGCCCTGCACATTCTCGAAGAGCAAGGCTTTGTTTTTGGCCGACGGCCCCTTCATCACCCGGTCGGTAATCTCAGTAATCTCAAGTTCAGGTGAGACCGGCGTCTTAATCCGAATCAACTCGCCCTGCTTCTCCAGCAGGGCCATGAATTCCCGCATATCTTTGAATGTCACATTGCCTCCGTCAGATTGTCACGAAGGATTATATCTAACTTCCCCCTAATTTTCAGGCAGTATAATCCGGCCCATGCTCAACAAAAAACTGGCCGCGACGATCCTGCTGGCCATTGGGATCGGCGCGATCGCTCTTTTCAAATATGACTCAATTCGCTGGCGGATTGAACTGGTGCGCGGCGCGATTCTCGATTTGGCCGCCCCGGCCGGGGACACGTTGCCCACCGCCCTCCCTTCGGTCGCCGCAGAGACGGTTTCCCCGCCTCTTTCGGTGGTGGCAGAATTCAATTCCCCACCAGTGGCGGCGACCCCGATTCCAACAGTGACTGCCACGTCCATCCCAATCTCACTTGTCACGCCGCCCGAGTCAGTCACCCTCAAATCGCCCAAATGGGAGAAACAAGACATCAACAACTGCGGCCCGGCTACGCTGGCAATGTACTTGCGCTTTTACGGCTGGCAAGGCACGCAGGACGAGGTGGCGAAAGTTGTTCACCCGAATCAGCGCGACAAGAACGTGCGTTGGGACGAGATGGTGTATTACGTGAAAACGCACGCCGGCTGGCTCGATGCCTTGTTCCGCGTGGGCGGCACGGTGGACAAGTTGAAGCTGTTTCTGGCGAACGGTTATCCGGTGGTGATTGAAACGGGCTATGAGGTGGAGCAGGGCTGGGTGGGCCACTACTTGCTGATTACGGGCTACGATGACTCGGAGGAAATCTTCATCGTTCAAGACGTGACTGCCGGGCCGGATCGCCGTGTGCCTTACGAGACGGTTGACCAGCAGTGGCAGGAGTTCAACCGGCTGTACATCGTCGTCTTTCCGCCGGATGACATTGAGGTGATCAACGCCCTGCTCGGCCCGGATGTTGACGAGACTGTGAACCGACAGAACGCGCTGGCCGCCGCCCGGACTGACACGCAAACCGAACCGGAGAACGCCTTTGCCTGGTTCAACCTCGGCTCGAACTTGAACTACTTTGACCGTTACGCCGAAGCCGCCGAAGCCTTTGACAAGGCGCGCGAACTCGGATTGCCAAAGCGTATGCTCTTCTATCAGTTCGGGCCGTATCGCGCCTACTTCAATCTTGGACGTTACCAGGACGTGATTGACCTCAGCACCTTCACCCTCGACTACCGTCCCGACCTCGAAGAGTCGTACTTCTGGCGGGCGTGGGCCGAATACATGCTGGGCGACAAGAACGCTGCCATCGCCGACTTCCGCAACGCGCTGGAGGTGAACCCGACGTTTAATGATGCGAAGGTGGCGTTGGAGAGTATTGGGGTGAAGCCGTGAGGGAGACAACGGATTTGGGGAATGGGGCGGATCAAATCCGTTGCCTGCAACGATGAGAGGTGACAACGGATTTGGGGAATGGGGCGGATCAATCTGTATAATTCCCCAAATCCGTTGTCCACACCACTATGACTGAACTCCTCCCAAGTCCCTCACCGGCTCCATCCTCCGCGCCTATTACGACGTTTACAATGGCACAGGCCGGACTTACCCGGAGCGTTTCTACGACCGGGCGATGGTGTATGACTTGAACACAATGGCAATTCGTTGCATTCAACAACCTGAATGGCAAATCACCTATCGCGAGAAGGTCGTCGGCAAACAGATTTTAGACATCCTTATTGCTGGAGAAGTCGTCGTCGAAAACAAAGTCGCGCTCGGCCTCACCCGTCTGCACAAAGCACAGTTGATTTCTTATCTCAAGGTGACAGGCAAACAAGTAGGCTTGTTGCTTAACTTTGGCGGGCCAAAGCCGGAGTTTCAGCGGCTATACTTCACTCCACGCGAGCCGAAAGCGAGCAAAGCGAGTGTCGAGCGTGTGGCTGAAAACCCGGAGCTGGCCGGTTTGATTGAGCCAGAGATGGTTTATGAAATTGTGGGCGGCCTGTTTGACGTTCATGCCACGTTGGGGCCGGGGTTTATGGGCCGTATCTATGCCAATGCCTGCTATCATGAACTCAAATTGCGCGGGTTGCCGATTAAACCATACAAGGCAGTCCAGGTTTTCTATCGCGGCGAATCGCTTGGCGAACTTAAATTCGGCCACCTGCGCGTAAGTGGTGCGGTCATGGTTTTTCCTACCGCCGCCAAAAGTGTCGCCGATTTTGAACTCGACAACTTCCGCGAGTGGTTGCGCGTCCAACAGGCCTCGCTGGGCATCCTCGCCAACTTCCATGACACCGAACTCAAGCCGCTCTTTCTGAAGCCCAAATCCGTCCAATTCCCCAAATCCGTTGTCTAAAATGCGCCTCCCCCGCCCCCTCCTCCTCACCCTCGCCGCTTTCGGCCTCGCCCTCTGCCTCTTTGCCAGCGGCGCGTTTTACAACAGCCGCACGTTCACCGACCGAATATACCCGCGCATTGACCGCTTCCTCAGCGGCCTCGGTTCAAACCAACCGGAAGCTGTGCCCACGCTCGCCGTCACCCTCGCCGACCCGCCAACCTTTGCGGTGGAAACGCCAACATCAATTGCCACCCCAAAAGGCGAAGACACAGCTTCGCCCCTACAAACAACCCAACAACCTAACAACCTAACCACCCAATCTCCAACCCCTGAACCAACCGCCGTTTCTGTCATCTACGATCTTCCGGCCAGCATCACGCTTGAGGGCGCGCGCTACGAGCCACAGCTTTACAACAACTGCGGCCCGGCCACGCTCACCGCGGCGCTGGTGTATTGGGGCTGGCGCGGCTCGGAGCCGGACGAATTGGTGTGGTATGCGGCAGGCAAAGACGTGCGCTGGCAGAGAGACATCGCCAGCGTGATCAAGCCGAACAAGAGCGATAAGAACGTGATGGCTTACGAGTTGGCAAACTATGCCATCGAACAAGCGGGCCTCAGCGCCGAGATTCGCTATGGCGGCGATATTGACGTGATCAAACGTTTCGTCGCCAACGGTTTCCCGGTCATCATCGAGCGCGGCTTCCGCGAGGAGGAGCACGGGCAGGTGGGGCAAGGCTGGGAGGGCCACTACGGCCTCATCACCGGCTACGACGACAACGCCCGCAAGTTCCTGACGCAAGACTCGTTCAAAGGCGCAAACTACTGGCGCGATTACGACGCCGAAGTGAAAGATTGGCGCGACTTCAACTATCTCTACATCATCTTGTATCCGGGCAATCGCGCCGCCGAAGTGACGGCTTTGCTGGGGCCGGACGCCGACGTGGGCGCAAACTACAACCGCGCCCTCGCTAAAGCCCAGGCCGACGCGGCCAGACACACCGACCCGCTCGATCTCGCTTTCGACTGGTTCAACGTCGGCACGTCGCTCCAACTGCTGGAGCGCAATGAGGACGCCGCCCTGGCCTTCGATCAGGCGCGCAGTTATGGAATACTGCCCTATCGCATGTTGTGGTATCAGACCTTCATGTACAAAGCCTATTTCTACACCGAGCGCTATCAGGACGTGATTGACCTGGCGAACGTCACCCTGCAAACGCCGGGGATGGAAGAGAGCCTCTACTGGCGCGGCTGGGCCTACTACCAGCTTGGCGACCTCGACCGGGCCGTCGCCGACATGCGCGCCGCCCTCGACGCCCACCCGGACTGGGATCAGGCGCTGGCGGCGCTGGCGCAGTGGGGAGTAAGCCCATAGTCGAAGAGAGAAGAGAGAAAAGAGACTCTCTTCTCTTTTCTCTCTTCTCTTTTCTCCCTATCTTCACAATGAAACTCTTTCGCGCCTCCGCCCTCCTCGCCCTCCTCTTCGGAATTGACAAACTCATCGGCCTCGGGCGGCAGGTGCTGATCAATCAACGCTACGGCCTCACCCGCGCTCTCGATGCCTATAATGTCGCCAACAATTTACCCGACACTGTCGTTGCGATGCTGTCCGGCGGGGCTTTGGCAATTGCCATCATTCCCTTGCTAGCCGAAACCCTCGGCCACGAGGGCCGAGCGGCGATGTGGGGACTCTTCAGCCGTGTCACGAATCTGATCTTTGCCACAGCGGCAGTGTTGGCTCTGGCCCTTGCCATCTTTGCGATGCCGCTGGTACAACACATAGTCGTCCCCGGTTACGATTTAGATCGTCAAATACTGGTGGCAAGCTTGATGCGCCTCGATCTGATCGCTATGCTCATCTTTTGTATCAGCGGGCTGGTGATGGGTGGCCTACAGGCGCAACAGCACTTTCTCCTTCCCGGTCTGGCGCCCATTCTCTATAACGTGGGCCAGATCGGCGGCGTGCTGTTGCTCTCCGGGCGGTTTGGCATCTACGGCCTGGCTTACGGAGTGATCGGCGGCGCAGTTTTGCATTTAGGGATTCAGATTCCCGGATTGATCCACTACGGCTTCCAGTGGTCGCCGTCACTGCAATGGCGGCATCCGGGTTTATTGCGTGTATTTCGGCTCATGGGGCCGCGCATTGTGAACATCGCCATCGTGCAACTGATCTTTATCCTCACCGACCGCTTTGCCTCTTTTATTCCGGGCG
The nucleotide sequence above comes from Chloroflexota bacterium. Encoded proteins:
- a CDS encoding C39 family peptidase, producing the protein MLNKKLAATILLAIGIGAIALFKYDSIRWRIELVRGAILDLAAPAGDTLPTALPSVAAETVSPPLSVVAEFNSPPVAATPIPTVTATSIPISLVTPPESVTLKSPKWEKQDINNCGPATLAMYLRFYGWQGTQDEVAKVVHPNQRDKNVRWDEMVYYVKTHAGWLDALFRVGGTVDKLKLFLANGYPVVIETGYEVEQGWVGHYLLITGYDDSEEIFIVQDVTAGPDRRVPYETVDQQWQEFNRLYIVVFPPDDIEVINALLGPDVDETVNRQNALAAARTDTQTEPENAFAWFNLGSNLNYFDRYAEAAEAFDKARELGLPKRMLFYQFGPYRAYFNLGRYQDVIDLSTFTLDYRPDLEESYFWRAWAEYMLGDKNAAIADFRNALEVNPTFNDAKVALESIGVKP
- a CDS encoding GxxExxY protein is translated as MAIRCIQQPEWQITYREKVVGKQILDILIAGEVVVENKVALGLTRLHKAQLISYLKVTGKQVGLLLNFGGPKPEFQRLYFTPREPKASKASVERVAENPELAGLIEPEMVYEIVGGLFDVHATLGPGFMGRIYANACYHELKLRGLPIKPYKAVQVFYRGESLGELKFGHLRVSGAVMVFPTAAKSVADFELDNFREWLRVQQASLGILANFHDTELKPLFLKPKSVQFPKSVV
- a CDS encoding C39 family peptidase; translation: MRLPRPLLLTLAAFGLALCLFASGAFYNSRTFTDRIYPRIDRFLSGLGSNQPEAVPTLAVTLADPPTFAVETPTSIATPKGEDTASPLQTTQQPNNLTTQSPTPEPTAVSVIYDLPASITLEGARYEPQLYNNCGPATLTAALVYWGWRGSEPDELVWYAAGKDVRWQRDIASVIKPNKSDKNVMAYELANYAIEQAGLSAEIRYGGDIDVIKRFVANGFPVIIERGFREEEHGQVGQGWEGHYGLITGYDDNARKFLTQDSFKGANYWRDYDAEVKDWRDFNYLYIILYPGNRAAEVTALLGPDADVGANYNRALAKAQADAARHTDPLDLAFDWFNVGTSLQLLERNEDAALAFDQARSYGILPYRMLWYQTFMYKAYFYTERYQDVIDLANVTLQTPGMEESLYWRGWAYYQLGDLDRAVADMRAALDAHPDWDQALAALAQWGVSP
- the murJ gene encoding murein biosynthesis integral membrane protein MurJ, whose protein sequence is MKLFRASALLALLFGIDKLIGLGRQVLINQRYGLTRALDAYNVANNLPDTVVAMLSGGALAIAIIPLLAETLGHEGRAAMWGLFSRVTNLIFATAAVLALALAIFAMPLVQHIVVPGYDLDRQILVASLMRLDLIAMLIFCISGLVMGGLQAQQHFLLPGLAPILYNVGQIGGVLLLSGRFGIYGLAYGVIGGAVLHLGIQIPGLIHYGFQWSPSLQWRHPGLLRVFRLMGPRIVNIAIVQLIFILTDRFASFIPGEGVASALTLGWTIMQLPQTVIGTAAATALLPSLAELISRGDDHALRTTLQTAIKVVLALTLLATIISLAFVRPAVELVFEGRGKFTAENTALLIPAAQMFLLGIAGHSLVEIAVRTFYARQRPWTPLIAAALTAVVFVGLCFALTPLMGHAGIALANTLAFTAEALGLLWLLRRQNVL